ACAGCGAAACAAACCGGACGGAACAGGACGGGGAGCAGGAACGGCGGCTTGATCTGAGCCCTGGCCCGAGGATGTGCGGACCCGGCTGATCCCGCAGGTGCCGCAGAACGGTGACGCCGAGGCGACCCGGCTGATGCCGCAGCTGCCGCACTCCGGGCCACAAGACGCCCCCGGCGAGAAGGAGTTCAGCCCGGCCAGTACGCACGGCACCCGCGTCCGGGGCTGGAAGCGCTCCGCCGTCGCCGCCGCTGTCGTGTTCGGCGTCGCCATGATCGGCGTCACCGGGTACGAACTGGCCTCGGGCTCCGACCTCAGTGGCGGCAAGGGCACGACCCTGACATCCGTCGTCCGCGGCGGCAGTGAGAAGTCCTCGCCGCCGAGCACCCCTTCGCAGATCCCGAGCCACGAACCGAGCCACCGGCACGACCCCGGACCCCAGGTCCGGCGCGGGTGCCGGTGCGGCGATCGGAGAGTGACTGCCCTCAGTCGCCGAGGACCCGGCGCAGGTAGTCGTTGGCGAACAGCCGCTCCGGGTCCAGCCGTTCCCGCAGCGCCGTGAACTCGCCGAACCGCGGATAGACCTCGGAGAAGTACTCCGCGTCCCGCGTGTGCACCTTGCCCCAGTGCGGCCGTCCGCCGTGCGCGGTCATGAGCCGCTCCACCGCGGTGAAGTACGACTGGTACGGCGTGCCCCGGTAGAGATGCACGGCGATGTAGGCGGTCTCCCGGCCCGATGCCGTGGAGAGCGCGATGTCGTCCGCCGGGGCCGTACGCACCTCCACCGGGAAACTCACCCGCAGCGGCGAGCGCTCGATCATCGCCCGCACCTCGCGCAGCGCCCCGACCGCCGCCTCCCGCGGAAGCGCGTATTCCATCTCAACGAACCGCACCCGGCGCGGAGATGTGAAGACCTTGTAGGGGATGTCCGTGTACGTACGGGCGGAGAGGGCGCGGCTGGAGATCCTGGCGATCGCCGGGATGGTCGCGGGGACGGCCCGGCCGACCGAACAGGCCAGCTGGAAGACGCCGTTGGAGAGGAGCTCGTCCTCGATCCAGCCGCCGATCTGTCCGGGCGGCGCGGCGGGGCCCGCGCTGCGGTTGTTGCGCTTGGTGTTGCAGTTGCCGGTGTGCGGGAACCAGTAGAACTCGAAGTGCTCGTTCTCCGCGAAGAGCGCGTCGAACTCGGCCGTGACCTTGTCGAACGTCATCGGCTCTTCACGGGCCGTCAGCAGGAATACGGGCTCGACGGTGAAGGTGATCGCGGTGACGACGCCCAGCGCGCCGAGCCCGATCCGGGCCGCCGCGAAGATCTCCGGATTCTCCTTCTCGGAGCAGGTCAGCACCGAGCCGTCCGCCGTGACCAGCTCAAGGGCCTTGATCTGCGCGGCGATCGAGGCCGAGTCACGGCCCGTGCCGTGCGTGCCGGTGGAGGTCGCGCCCGCGACCGTCTGATCCATGATGTCGCCCATGTTCGCGAGCGAGAGGCCCTCGCGCGCGAGGGCGGTGTTCAGCCGCTTGAGCGGGGTGCCCGCCTCGACCGTCACAGTCATGGCCGTGCGGTCGATCTCCCGGATTCCGGTCAGCAGATCGGGCCGGATCAGCACACCGTCGGTGGCGGCGGCAGCGGTGAAGGAGTGGCCCGTGCCGACGGCCTTCACCTTCAGGCCGTCCTCGGCCGCCCGGCGGACGGCGTCGACGAGCTCCTCGGTCGAGGCCGGCGAGACCTCTCGTACCGGACGGGCGGTCACGTTCCCGGCCCAGTTACGCCACGGACTGCTCGTCCCGCTGGTCACGCTCGTCCTGCTCATCGATCCCCTCCGGTTTCACCGGCCTGTTCAGCCGGCGGTACCCCAGGAGCGCCACCGCGGCCGCGAGCGCTCCCGCCGCGTTCGAGACCAGGTACCCGGCGTCCGCCCCGGCGGCATCGATCACCCAGCCGGCGACCGACGAGCCGACCGCGATCCCGACCGCGAGCCCCGTGCCCACCCAGGTCATGCCCTCGGTCAGATTCGCGCGTGGTACGTGCTGCTCGATCAGGGCCATGGTGGTCACCATCGTCGGTGCGATGGCAAGGCCCGCGACAAAGAGCGCCACGGCCAGGAACGGCAGGTTCCCGGCCAGTTGGAGGGGGATCATACTCACGGCCATCGCACAGACGCCCAGCAGCCACCTGCGCTCGCCCGACCCCTTGAGATGCAGCAGTCCGAAGACCACTCCGGCGAGGCAGGAACCGAGCGCGTACACGGCCAGCACCAGGCTTGCCGCCGCCTTGTGGCCCTGCTCCTCGGCGAAGGCCACCGTCACCACGTCGACCGAACCGAAGATCGCGCCCGTCGCGACGAACGTGCCCACCAGGACCTGCAGGCCGGGAGCGCGCAGCGCCGAGCCCTTGGTGTGGTGTTCCTTCGGCTGCGGTACGGGCTCGGTGGACCGCTGTGCGGTCAGCAGGAAGACGCCCGCCAGCAGACAGAGGCCGGCGACCAGCGGGCCCGCTTCGGGGAACCAGACCGTGGAGAGACCGATGGCGGCGATCGGCCCGAAGATGAAGCAGGCCTCGTCGACGACGGACTCGAAGGCGTACGCGGTGTGCAGTTCACGGGGCGAGCCCCGGTAGATCTCCGCCCAGCGGGCCCGGACCATCGAGCCGAGGCTCGGCACACAGCCGATCCCGGCCGAGAAGACGAACAGGGTCCAGTCCGGCCAGCCCTCGTGTGCGCAGAGCAGCAGTCCGCCCGCCGCGACGCCGGCGACCAGGGTGGCCGGCCGCAGTACACGGCGCTGGCCGTGCCGGTCCACCAGCCGGGATATCTGCGGGCCGAGCGCCGCGGCGGAGAGTGCCACCGTGGCCGAGAGCGCGCCCGCGAGCCCGTAGCGCCCGGTGAGCTGCGAGATCATCGTGACGATGCCGATGCCCATCATCGACAGGGGCAGCCGGCCGATGAAGCCGGCGGCGGAGAACGCCTTGGTGCCAGGGGCGGCGAAGAGGGCGCGGTACGGACTGGGCAAGGAGTTCTCCGGTAAGGCGCCTCACCGTGGCCCGTGGTGGGCGTGGGCCAGGGGGCGTTGTTGGTTGCTGTGCGGTGGGTGGTTTCGCGAGCGTAAGGCGTAAAGGCGGCGTTCGAAGGTTACGCCCCCGTGGCTGTCCCGCGCACGGCGGTTGTCCCGCCGGCAGAAGGGGGTGGCAGGATCGTTCTCATGCCCGATCAGCGCGATCCAGCCCCTTACGACGCCCTGCTGCTGCTCTCCTTCGGTGGACCCGAGGGCCCGGACGATGTCGTCCCGTTCCTGGAGAACGTGACGCGCGGCCGCGGCATCCCCGGGGAACGGCTCAAGGAGGTGGGTCAGCACTACTTCCTGTTCGGCGGGGTCAGCCCCATCAACGACCAGAACCGCGCCCTGTTGGACGCCCTGCGCAAGGACTTCGCCGAGCACGGCCTGGACCTGCCGGTGCACTGGGGCAACCGG
The Streptomyces lunaelactis genome window above contains:
- a CDS encoding D-arabinono-1,4-lactone oxidase; translation: MSRTSVTSGTSSPWRNWAGNVTARPVREVSPASTEELVDAVRRAAEDGLKVKAVGTGHSFTAAAATDGVLIRPDLLTGIREIDRTAMTVTVEAGTPLKRLNTALAREGLSLANMGDIMDQTVAGATSTGTHGTGRDSASIAAQIKALELVTADGSVLTCSEKENPEIFAAARIGLGALGVVTAITFTVEPVFLLTAREEPMTFDKVTAEFDALFAENEHFEFYWFPHTGNCNTKRNNRSAGPAAPPGQIGGWIEDELLSNGVFQLACSVGRAVPATIPAIARISSRALSARTYTDIPYKVFTSPRRVRFVEMEYALPREAAVGALREVRAMIERSPLRVSFPVEVRTAPADDIALSTASGRETAYIAVHLYRGTPYQSYFTAVERLMTAHGGRPHWGKVHTRDAEYFSEVYPRFGEFTALRERLDPERLFANDYLRRVLGD
- a CDS encoding MFS transporter is translated as MPSPYRALFAAPGTKAFSAAGFIGRLPLSMMGIGIVTMISQLTGRYGLAGALSATVALSAAALGPQISRLVDRHGQRRVLRPATLVAGVAAGGLLLCAHEGWPDWTLFVFSAGIGCVPSLGSMVRARWAEIYRGSPRELHTAYAFESVVDEACFIFGPIAAIGLSTVWFPEAGPLVAGLCLLAGVFLLTAQRSTEPVPQPKEHHTKGSALRAPGLQVLVGTFVATGAIFGSVDVVTVAFAEEQGHKAAASLVLAVYALGSCLAGVVFGLLHLKGSGERRWLLGVCAMAVSMIPLQLAGNLPFLAVALFVAGLAIAPTMVTTMALIEQHVPRANLTEGMTWVGTGLAVGIAVGSSVAGWVIDAAGADAGYLVSNAAGALAAAVALLGYRRLNRPVKPEGIDEQDERDQRDEQSVA